A DNA window from uncultured Methanoregula sp. contains the following coding sequences:
- a CDS encoding ABC transporter substrate-binding protein translates to MKHYAALVIFLITLIAAAGCTGSPQGAAPSGTTGTVTIHALVPQTGALSSFGQSSVASLAVAEEDINQYYQSVGSPHRIAISVQDTGSDPDRALSQVTALQENGTDLVIGTFSSAQLEKVLPYANGKGIVVVGTESTSPALAVPGDNLLRFTPDDASLVRAMPVFLASQGVRDLVPLWRGDVWGDTLENASRTSWASQGYTVHPGTRYDPKTADFSPVLSDLDIRVGDVIAKSGTDRTRVYAITMNEIAPILSGAGTYPNLTRVRWVGSDPNVLIPDIARDQKASAFAAAAQFTGPSIGVQRNAELGPVYQKIKNRLGREPEGSAVQLYDIVQVAALVSAETPSADISQMKKAFVTRADTFRGVSGDCLLNPAGDRAVAIYDFYRYTGTGNMSGWMPLSRYSIWPTTEIVAYQKLDAGGNVMEFG, encoded by the coding sequence ATGAAGCATTATGCTGCCCTCGTGATTTTCCTCATAACTCTCATTGCGGCTGCCGGATGTACCGGATCGCCGCAGGGCGCTGCTCCTTCCGGGACAACCGGGACGGTGACCATCCATGCCCTGGTCCCGCAGACCGGGGCGCTCTCCTCATTCGGACAATCATCTGTAGCATCACTGGCTGTTGCAGAAGAGGACATCAACCAGTACTACCAGTCCGTCGGCTCCCCGCACCGGATTGCAATCTCCGTGCAGGATACCGGATCCGACCCGGACCGTGCCCTTTCCCAGGTAACCGCTCTCCAAGAGAATGGGACGGACCTGGTGATAGGGACATTCTCAAGCGCCCAGCTCGAGAAGGTACTTCCCTATGCCAACGGGAAGGGTATAGTGGTTGTCGGAACAGAATCAACTTCGCCCGCGCTTGCAGTTCCTGGTGACAACCTGCTCCGGTTCACACCGGATGATGCCAGCCTCGTGAGGGCGATGCCAGTCTTCCTTGCCTCTCAGGGAGTACGTGACCTTGTTCCGCTCTGGAGGGGGGATGTCTGGGGCGATACCCTTGAGAATGCGTCCCGGACCTCCTGGGCATCCCAGGGTTACACCGTCCACCCGGGAACCCGGTATGACCCGAAGACTGCTGATTTCTCCCCCGTACTGTCTGACCTGGATATCCGGGTGGGGGACGTGATTGCAAAGAGCGGCACCGACAGGACGCGGGTGTATGCTATCACCATGAACGAGATCGCCCCCATCCTGAGTGGTGCAGGGACATACCCCAACCTCACCCGGGTCCGGTGGGTCGGGAGCGATCCCAATGTCCTGATACCGGATATTGCCCGGGACCAGAAAGCCTCGGCCTTTGCGGCAGCAGCACAGTTCACCGGCCCCAGTATCGGCGTACAGCGGAATGCGGAACTTGGCCCTGTCTATCAGAAAATAAAAAACCGGCTCGGGAGGGAGCCGGAGGGTTCAGCGGTCCAGCTCTATGACATCGTCCAGGTTGCCGCTCTTGTTTCTGCCGAGACCCCTTCGGCCGATATAAGCCAGATGAAAAAGGCGTTTGTCACCCGGGCCGATACCTTCCGCGGCGTGTCGGGAGATTGTCTCCTGAATCCGGCGGGTGACCGTGCGGTTGCCATTTATGATTTCTATCGCTATACCGGGACCGGTAATATGTCCGGCTGGATGCCGCTCTCCCGTTACAGCATCTGGCCTACCACCGAGATTGTTGCCTACCAGAAACTGGATGCCGGGGGAAATGTCATGGAATTCGGATAA
- a CDS encoding flavodoxin family protein: MKILAIHGSPRTVRSTTRQLANLVLEGAAEAGAETEIVDLCDLRITPCTACEGCSFNGICVYEDDMPALVERMREANGILFASPVYIDNVSGQMKIFFDRLADAIHYQILAGKFGCSVATTHTSGGEAVVAYENHVLNYLAVLSVGGISIATGGDAGAIDSREADARALGKRLVSAIRDGFSDKKQEAEIADNRKFFKDLVLENRDFRPEEYERWVELGWI, translated from the coding sequence ATGAAGATTCTCGCCATCCACGGAAGTCCCCGGACCGTAAGGAGCACAACCAGACAGCTCGCGAACCTTGTACTGGAAGGCGCTGCAGAAGCCGGCGCAGAGACAGAGATTGTTGATCTCTGCGATCTCAGGATCACACCCTGCACGGCATGCGAGGGCTGTTCGTTCAACGGCATCTGCGTGTACGAGGATGACATGCCGGCGCTGGTTGAGCGCATGAGAGAGGCCAACGGGATTCTCTTCGCATCGCCCGTGTACATCGACAATGTCTCCGGCCAGATGAAGATCTTCTTTGACCGGCTTGCCGATGCGATACACTACCAGATCCTTGCCGGGAAATTCGGATGCTCGGTTGCGACCACGCACACGTCCGGCGGGGAAGCGGTTGTGGCATACGAGAACCATGTGCTGAATTATCTCGCGGTTCTCTCGGTCGGCGGGATCAGCATTGCAACCGGGGGCGATGCGGGAGCGATCGATTCCCGCGAAGCGGATGCCCGGGCACTGGGGAAGCGGCTCGTATCCGCGATCAGGGACGGGTTCTCTGATAAAAAACAGGAAGCGGAGATCGCGGATAACCGGAAATTTTTCAAGGATCTTGTTCTTGAGAACCGTGACTTCCGGCCCGAGGAGTACGAGCGGTGGGTGGAACTGGGCTGGATCTGA
- a CDS encoding ABC transporter ATP-binding protein, with the protein MTHRTKNPAGDTSPAMGPTVRRFFRYLAPHKLKLAAVIFFMAVFAFMETVFSILMGEATNVISAGSGNPVGPLEFIVLLLLSAAMIMWVSGIISQKFLADIAQEALLKLRTDLFGHIQTLSLDFFDRRPIGELMSRVTNDTQVIEQFISIGALQTGQAILTILITSIIMLWISPAFMVLSYIVVLGLVGVSWLITKTSGPAFAHLQEKTSDLNGFAEEWISGAKTIIACRQQDEASARFEKQSRRVAEIGEKAQFSALINQQISTVFTTLLTVTLLVVGGLMVMEGMARIGLLISFIGFSFALLNGFTTIFSVYAQILNAIVGASRVFAILDEKPTVADGDSVPPMPVVEGDVVFDHVDFSYIPGRRVLADNSFHAEPGQIFGLCGPTGAGKSTIINILTRYYDIGGGAIRVDGTDVRSVQQDSLRIQIAQVLQEPFLFSDTIMANLKYAREGATDEECIRAAKQANAHEFILQQPSGYQTVLIDGGANLSQGQRQMLTIARAIVANPRMLILDEATSNVDTRTERLIQEGLLALQKDKTSFIIAHRLSTIRHADQILVIDKGQIVERGKHSELMEKKGFYYELYMSQFRGKLEGLLNS; encoded by the coding sequence ATGACCCACAGGACAAAAAACCCTGCCGGGGATACATCCCCCGCCATGGGCCCGACCGTCCGCCGCTTCTTCCGGTACCTTGCCCCCCACAAGCTCAAACTTGCCGCGGTCATCTTCTTCATGGCGGTCTTTGCGTTCATGGAGACGGTCTTCTCGATCCTGATGGGGGAGGCCACCAACGTCATTTCGGCAGGATCCGGCAACCCGGTCGGGCCGCTCGAATTCATTGTGCTCTTGCTTCTCTCCGCAGCCATGATCATGTGGGTGTCCGGGATCATATCCCAGAAATTCCTGGCCGACATTGCCCAGGAAGCTCTCCTGAAGCTCAGAACCGATCTCTTCGGCCACATCCAGACGCTCTCCCTGGATTTCTTCGACCGGCGCCCAATCGGGGAACTGATGAGCCGGGTGACGAACGATACCCAGGTGATCGAGCAGTTCATCAGCATCGGGGCGCTCCAGACCGGCCAGGCCATCCTGACGATCCTCATCACGAGCATCATCATGCTCTGGATCAGCCCGGCGTTCATGGTCCTCTCGTACATCGTGGTGCTCGGGCTTGTCGGGGTCTCGTGGCTGATAACAAAGACCTCCGGGCCGGCGTTTGCCCACCTGCAGGAGAAGACAAGCGACCTGAACGGCTTTGCCGAGGAATGGATCTCCGGGGCCAAGACCATCATTGCCTGCCGGCAGCAGGACGAGGCGTCGGCACGCTTCGAGAAACAGAGCAGGAGGGTAGCCGAGATTGGGGAAAAAGCCCAGTTCTCGGCCCTCATCAACCAGCAGATCTCCACCGTTTTTACCACGCTCCTGACGGTCACCCTGCTCGTTGTCGGCGGCCTGATGGTGATGGAGGGCATGGCCCGGATCGGCCTGCTCATCTCCTTCATCGGGTTCTCGTTCGCGCTCCTGAACGGGTTCACCACCATCTTCTCGGTCTATGCACAGATCCTCAACGCGATCGTGGGGGCATCCCGGGTCTTTGCCATCCTGGACGAGAAACCGACCGTTGCCGATGGGGACAGCGTCCCGCCCATGCCGGTTGTCGAAGGCGATGTTGTCTTCGATCACGTGGATTTCTCCTATATCCCGGGAAGGAGGGTGCTTGCCGACAACTCCTTCCATGCAGAGCCAGGACAGATCTTCGGCCTCTGCGGGCCCACGGGAGCGGGGAAGAGCACGATCATCAACATCCTCACCCGGTATTATGATATCGGCGGCGGGGCGATCCGGGTGGATGGAACGGACGTGCGGTCCGTGCAGCAGGACAGCCTCCGCATCCAGATAGCCCAGGTGCTCCAGGAGCCGTTCCTTTTCTCGGATACCATCATGGCAAACCTGAAGTATGCCCGCGAAGGGGCAACGGACGAGGAATGCATCCGGGCCGCGAAGCAGGCCAATGCCCACGAGTTCATCCTCCAGCAGCCAAGCGGCTACCAGACAGTTCTCATCGACGGCGGGGCGAACCTGTCGCAGGGCCAGCGGCAGATGCTCACGATAGCCCGGGCGATTGTCGCAAACCCCCGTATGCTCATCCTCGACGAAGCAACGAGCAATGTCGATACGCGGACCGAGAGACTGATCCAGGAGGGACTTCTCGCCCTCCAGAAGGACAAGACCTCGTTCATCATCGCCCACCGGCTCTCTACCATCCGGCATGCAGACCAGATCCTGGTCATCGACAAAGGGCAGATCGTCGAACGCGGGAAGCACAGCGAACTGATGGAGAAGAAAGGATTCTATTACGAGCTCTACATGAGCCAGTTCAGGGGAAAACTCGAAGGGCTCCTGAACAGCTGA
- a CDS encoding ABC transporter ATP-binding protein, translating to MAICLQQPNLFFGTIRENLLFAAEDRSDENLMASAADADAAGFVENIPKRYDDAVARHGANFSGGQRQRLAIARTLAAQPKVLILDDSTSACDVATEARIQDRINRRFARTTKILVAQRISTVIAADRIILLEDGKIAASGTHEQLLKTSPQYREIYDSQLGRGIVSGGAS from the coding sequence GTGGCCATCTGCCTCCAGCAGCCGAACCTCTTCTTCGGGACCATCCGCGAGAACCTGCTCTTTGCCGCAGAGGACAGATCGGACGAGAACCTGATGGCGAGCGCCGCGGATGCCGATGCTGCGGGGTTCGTTGAGAACATTCCCAAACGGTACGATGATGCAGTGGCCCGGCACGGGGCAAACTTCTCGGGCGGGCAGCGGCAGCGATTAGCCATAGCCCGGACGCTCGCAGCGCAGCCGAAGGTCCTGATCCTCGACGACAGCACGAGCGCGTGCGATGTTGCCACCGAGGCGCGGATCCAGGACCGGATCAACCGGCGGTTTGCCAGGACAACCAAGATTCTTGTGGCCCAGCGGATCAGCACAGTGATAGCGGCCGACCGGATCATCCTGCTCGAGGACGGGAAGATCGCAGCCTCGGGCACCCACGAGCAGCTCCTCAAGACGAGCCCGCAATACAGGGAGATCTACGATTCGCAGCTCGGGCGGGGTATCGTGAGCGGAGGGGCATCATGA
- a CDS encoding PAS domain S-box protein, whose amino-acid sequence MFSLLYVDDEPNLLEICQLFLERTGEFEVATVESGAGALALLSRVDFDAIVSDYQMPGMTGIELLKTVRKSDPNIPFILFTGRGREEVVIEAINNGADFYLQKGGDPQAQFAELSHKLKQAIGRRQAEKDLSDSQKRLSDIINFLPDATFAIDTEGKVIAWNHAIEEMTGVPAQDILGKGEYEYSLPFYGSRRPILIDLIFEPDESVLEYYSNLRREGNILSAETDLPHPKGNRIFVMAKASPLYNRNGDITGAIESIRDISERRKAEEELRALNEQLTASDEELRSQLEELVRAQDEQAKSEENFRILVDNVPDAIFIQTGNRFRYLNNAALSLMGASSSNQLLGTDLFDRIHPAFHERLRERIRRLTIDLLPVEQLEEIYLKLDGTPVDVEVSAVPFRFEGEPGALVMVRDITIRKRAAEDLLAANEQLAASGEELRTQYNELALNEKRIRESEERYRAVLEHAPAGMHFYDLKPDGTLVFKGANPSADAILKIRHADYIGSSILDVFPGLAGTEIPGKYREVAASGIPWQTDQVFYDNGVISGAFSVSAFQLQPGSMAAMFIDITERKRAEHELQAAYEQVAATEEELRSQYNELVVSENRLRSSESRLRYLLGFYDLAEGSERNLMDSAVEGAGAVTESPLGYLAFLNEDESELTMYAWSKSAMEECALQEKPLIYRTDQTGLWGEPVRQRRPVITNDYAAPGPLRKGYPKGHPEIIRHMSVPVIDNDRVVLVAGVANKASDYTDEDVQNLLVLMQGLWQVLRRKRTEKALIENEARFRSIFENSPYPIVINSRKTRKYIAVNEAFLHDNGFTPEDVWGKDSVDLGLVSPEDQAVIVDLLRTKNRVDRLPIAIRKKGGEVAHILISALPVMFHEEPAILTMTADITELERTQGELRARYEELAAAQNELSARTRQMEEIASTIPGAVYQYYIRPNGTGGFSYINTRSGMEIFGIDDSVSDFLSWFTAHVHPEDRTRFTESVAAATRERKPWNFEGRFIRPSGEEIWFAGSSCPVEHGADLVFTGILMDITNRKQDEARLKAAYEQLSLSEEELREQYESLEKSGQAIKDREEKYRLLVEVTGTGYVIIDENGRVLDANPEYVRMTGFSDRAEITGRNVLEWTADSDHDRNTDAVRQCLRDGKIFDFEINYQDRAGRIIPVEINAAVVHEGGRLQVIALTRDISSRKATERALKTSENLYRTLVESSHDIIFTLDREGIFLFLSPSVTTLLGYTPSDLIGKSYKSVVFPEDIPLCEACISHSSDKKNPMAEVEYRIYHADRSLRIQVANVSPVFDEAGMVLFYVCTARDVSDLKQSQLAMREAGKKLSLLNSITRHDVANQLTTLLGYTQLAMMSKPAPAVGDFLSKIEKAAKVIQRQIEFTRTYQELGTGAPTWQRIGDLVTGAQNEIAVTSTCNSFEIYADPMLSKVFFNLFDNAVRHGEHATAITVRCEIIADELVIFVEDNGVGIPLDEKPKLFRKGYGKNTGFGLFLAREILAITGIAINETGVYGRGARFEITVPKGVFRPVT is encoded by the coding sequence ATGTTCTCTCTCCTGTATGTGGATGACGAGCCCAACCTGCTCGAAATCTGCCAGTTGTTCCTCGAAAGAACCGGTGAATTTGAGGTTGCAACCGTTGAATCAGGAGCAGGGGCACTTGCCCTTCTCTCACGGGTGGATTTCGATGCCATCGTATCCGATTACCAGATGCCCGGCATGACCGGCATCGAACTCTTAAAAACGGTCCGGAAATCCGACCCCAATATCCCGTTTATCCTCTTCACCGGCCGGGGCCGGGAAGAGGTGGTCATCGAGGCGATCAACAACGGCGCCGACTTCTATCTCCAGAAAGGGGGAGATCCGCAGGCCCAGTTCGCTGAACTCTCCCATAAGCTGAAGCAGGCAATCGGGAGAAGGCAGGCTGAAAAAGACCTCTCGGATTCGCAGAAACGTCTTTCTGATATCATCAATTTTCTCCCGGATGCGACCTTTGCCATCGATACGGAAGGAAAGGTGATCGCCTGGAACCATGCGATAGAGGAGATGACCGGCGTTCCAGCGCAGGATATTCTCGGTAAGGGGGAGTATGAATACAGTCTCCCGTTCTACGGCAGCCGCAGGCCGATTCTCATCGATCTCATCTTCGAGCCAGATGAAAGCGTACTGGAATATTATTCCAATCTCCGCAGGGAAGGAAACATCCTCTCGGCCGAGACCGACCTGCCCCATCCCAAAGGCAACCGGATCTTCGTGATGGCGAAAGCAAGCCCCCTCTACAACCGGAACGGGGACATCACCGGGGCCATCGAGTCCATCCGGGACATCTCTGAACGGAGGAAGGCCGAAGAGGAGCTCCGGGCATTGAACGAGCAGCTCACCGCATCCGACGAGGAATTGCGCAGCCAGCTGGAAGAGCTGGTCCGGGCCCAGGACGAGCAGGCTAAGAGCGAGGAGAATTTCCGGATCCTTGTCGATAATGTGCCCGATGCGATCTTTATCCAGACCGGCAACCGGTTCCGGTACCTGAACAATGCAGCCCTGTCGCTGATGGGAGCATCGTCATCCAACCAGCTTCTTGGAACCGATCTGTTCGATCGCATACACCCGGCCTTCCACGAACGCCTCCGCGAACGCATCCGGCGCCTGACTATCGACCTCCTGCCGGTGGAGCAGCTGGAGGAGATTTACTTAAAACTCGACGGAACGCCGGTCGATGTTGAAGTGAGTGCCGTTCCCTTCCGGTTCGAGGGGGAGCCCGGCGCACTGGTGATGGTCCGCGACATCACGATCCGGAAACGGGCTGCCGAGGATCTCCTGGCTGCAAACGAGCAGCTGGCAGCCTCCGGTGAGGAACTACGGACCCAGTATAATGAGCTCGCCCTGAACGAGAAGCGTATCCGGGAGAGCGAGGAGCGGTACCGGGCCGTCCTCGAACATGCTCCGGCAGGAATGCACTTTTATGACCTGAAACCGGACGGGACCCTGGTCTTCAAGGGGGCGAACCCTTCGGCGGATGCCATCCTGAAGATCCGGCATGCCGATTACATAGGAAGCTCCATCCTCGATGTTTTCCCCGGCCTTGCCGGGACAGAGATTCCCGGGAAATACCGCGAAGTTGCGGCATCGGGTATTCCCTGGCAGACGGACCAGGTCTTCTATGACAATGGAGTGATCAGCGGCGCATTTTCTGTCAGTGCGTTCCAGCTGCAGCCCGGCTCGATGGCGGCGATGTTCATCGATATCACCGAGCGCAAAAGAGCAGAGCATGAACTGCAGGCTGCTTACGAACAGGTTGCAGCAACCGAAGAAGAACTCCGCTCCCAGTACAATGAACTTGTTGTAAGTGAGAACCGGCTCCGCTCAAGCGAGTCGCGTCTGCGGTACCTGCTCGGGTTCTACGATCTTGCTGAAGGAAGCGAGCGAAACCTGATGGACTCTGCGGTCGAGGGCGCCGGTGCGGTGACCGAAAGCCCGCTCGGGTACCTTGCGTTCCTCAATGAAGACGAGAGCGAGCTTACGATGTATGCCTGGTCAAAGTCCGCGATGGAAGAATGCGCCCTCCAGGAAAAACCCTTGATCTACAGGACCGACCAGACGGGTCTCTGGGGAGAGCCGGTCCGGCAGCGACGCCCGGTGATAACCAATGATTATGCTGCACCGGGGCCGCTCCGGAAAGGCTATCCGAAGGGCCACCCCGAGATCATCCGCCACATGAGCGTCCCTGTCATCGACAATGATCGCGTTGTCCTCGTGGCGGGGGTTGCCAACAAGGCCTCCGATTACACTGATGAGGATGTCCAGAACCTTCTCGTCCTGATGCAGGGGCTCTGGCAGGTACTCCGGCGCAAACGGACGGAAAAAGCCCTCATCGAGAACGAGGCACGTTTCCGGTCCATCTTCGAGAACAGCCCGTACCCCATCGTCATCAACAGCCGGAAGACCCGCAAGTACATAGCCGTCAACGAGGCATTCCTCCATGATAACGGCTTTACCCCCGAGGACGTTTGGGGCAAAGACTCGGTGGACCTGGGCCTGGTCAGTCCCGAGGACCAGGCAGTCATCGTGGACCTTCTCCGGACCAAGAACCGCGTGGACCGGCTGCCCATCGCCATCCGGAAGAAAGGAGGGGAGGTGGCCCATATCCTGATCTCCGCTCTCCCGGTCATGTTCCACGAAGAGCCGGCCATCCTGACCATGACGGCCGACATCACCGAACTGGAGCGGACTCAGGGGGAGCTCCGAGCCCGGTACGAGGAGCTGGCGGCTGCCCAGAACGAGCTGTCGGCCCGGACGCGGCAGATGGAGGAGATCGCATCCACTATCCCGGGAGCCGTGTACCAGTATTATATCCGGCCCAATGGCACGGGCGGGTTTTCGTATATAAATACCCGATCCGGGATGGAGATTTTCGGTATCGACGATTCGGTTTCGGATTTCCTTTCCTGGTTCACGGCCCATGTCCATCCCGAGGACCGCACCCGTTTCACGGAATCGGTTGCCGCGGCAACCCGGGAACGGAAACCCTGGAATTTTGAAGGCCGTTTCATCCGGCCCTCGGGGGAGGAGATCTGGTTTGCCGGTTCCTCGTGCCCGGTCGAACATGGGGCCGACCTGGTCTTCACCGGAATCCTGATGGATATCACGAACCGGAAACAGGACGAGGCCCGTCTCAAGGCTGCCTACGAACAGCTCTCTTTGTCGGAAGAGGAGCTCCGGGAGCAGTACGAGTCCCTGGAGAAGAGCGGCCAGGCCATCAAAGACCGCGAAGAGAAGTACCGCCTGCTTGTTGAAGTGACCGGTACCGGGTACGTGATCATTGACGAGAATGGCCGGGTCCTGGATGCAAATCCCGAATATGTGCGCATGACGGGCTTCTCCGACCGGGCCGAGATTACCGGCAGAAACGTCCTCGAATGGACTGCCGACAGCGATCATGACAGGAATACGGATGCTGTCCGGCAGTGTCTCCGTGACGGGAAGATCTTTGATTTCGAGATCAATTACCAGGATCGTGCAGGCCGGATCATTCCCGTTGAGATCAATGCCGCGGTTGTCCACGAGGGTGGGAGGCTGCAGGTGATCGCCCTGACCCGCGACATCTCCTCCCGGAAGGCAACAGAGCGGGCCCTCAAAACATCCGAAAACCTGTACCGCACGCTTGTTGAGAGCAGCCACGATATCATCTTCACCCTGGACCGGGAGGGCATCTTCCTGTTCCTGTCGCCGAGCGTGACAACCCTTCTCGGTTATACGCCATCGGACCTGATCGGAAAATCCTACAAATCCGTCGTCTTTCCTGAGGATATTCCCCTCTGCGAAGCCTGCATCTCCCATTCTTCCGACAAGAAGAACCCCATGGCGGAAGTCGAGTACCGCATCTACCATGCAGACCGATCCCTCCGGATCCAGGTTGCCAATGTCTCCCCGGTATTCGATGAAGCCGGGATGGTTCTCTTCTATGTCTGCACTGCCCGCGATGTCTCTGACTTAAAACAGTCGCAGCTTGCAATGCGGGAGGCAGGCAAGAAACTGAGCCTCCTCAACAGCATCACCCGGCACGACGTGGCAAACCAGCTCACAACCCTCCTCGGGTACACCCAGCTTGCGATGATGAGCAAGCCCGCGCCTGCGGTTGGCGATTTCCTCTCCAAGATAGAGAAGGCTGCAAAAGTGATCCAGCGCCAGATCGAGTTCACCCGCACCTACCAGGAGCTGGGTACGGGAGCCCCGACCTGGCAGAGGATCGGGGACCTGGTAACGGGTGCCCAGAATGAGATTGCCGTCACCAGCACCTGCAACTCGTTTGAAATTTACGCCGACCCGATGCTCTCGAAAGTCTTCTTCAACCTCTTTGACAACGCAGTCCGGCACGGGGAGCACGCCACGGCAATAACCGTCAGGTGCGAGATAATCGCGGACGAACTGGTCATCTTTGTCGAAGACAACGGGGTCGGCATCCCGCTCGACGAGAAACCCAAACTGTTCCGGAAAGGGTACGGCAAGAACACGGGATTCGGCCTCTTCCTGGCCCGGGAGATCCTGGCGATCACCGGTATCGCGATCAACGAGACCGGGGTTTACGGCAGGGGCGCCCGGTTCGAGATTACTGTCCCGAAAGGTGTGTTCCGCCCCGTCACGTGA
- a CDS encoding ABC transporter ATP-binding protein → MNTLSRLLGIWGDYKKYLVLSILLTIGASACTIAVPTLSQSLINEGIMGNDLGMVIHYGGYMLILTLVAAALQVANTLIAVKFSEWTAHYLRTAAYDRIQQLSFGNLDRMRPSDLLMRLTNDVQNVKIAIQQGILNLALIPVMLIITVLLVSVKSPPLIGLMVLLIIVFSILLAVYLWFVLPVFTTRQEKYDQMGGALQENMAGIRVVKAFVRQRLENKRFAEVAGSVRAASLRAQTSIAILIPTMLLIVNLALAAIFFIGGRSVLLGTGFSIGEVIASVQYLFLLIMPFMILGTVLPAISSARPSLVRIFAILDTPADVQDPAAPAETDPASVRGRVVFDHVSFGYAGPDNTPGPLVLRDISFVAEPGETIGFLGATGSGKSTLVNLIPRFYDVTDGRITIDGTDIRAFRRRRSGAWWPSASSSRTSSSGPSARTCSLPQRTDRTRT, encoded by the coding sequence ATGAACACGCTCTCGCGGCTCCTCGGCATATGGGGAGATTATAAAAAATACCTGGTACTTTCGATCCTGCTGACAATCGGGGCATCGGCCTGCACGATCGCAGTCCCGACCCTCTCCCAGTCCCTGATCAACGAGGGGATCATGGGAAACGATCTCGGCATGGTCATCCACTACGGGGGATACATGCTCATCCTCACCCTCGTTGCCGCAGCACTCCAGGTGGCAAACACGCTCATTGCCGTGAAATTCTCGGAATGGACCGCCCATTACCTCCGGACTGCGGCATATGACCGTATCCAGCAGCTCTCGTTCGGGAACCTGGACCGGATGCGGCCAAGCGATCTCCTCATGCGGCTGACCAACGATGTCCAGAATGTCAAGATCGCCATCCAGCAGGGCATCCTCAACCTTGCGCTCATCCCCGTCATGCTCATCATAACGGTCCTCCTGGTTTCAGTCAAGTCCCCACCCCTCATCGGCCTGATGGTGCTCCTGATCATTGTCTTCTCCATCCTTCTCGCCGTATATCTCTGGTTTGTCCTGCCGGTCTTCACAACACGGCAGGAAAAATACGACCAGATGGGCGGGGCGCTCCAGGAGAATATGGCAGGGATCCGGGTGGTCAAGGCATTCGTCCGCCAGCGCCTCGAGAACAAACGGTTCGCAGAAGTTGCCGGTTCCGTCAGGGCTGCTTCGCTCCGGGCCCAGACCAGCATCGCCATCCTGATCCCGACCATGCTGCTCATCGTCAACCTGGCCCTTGCAGCCATATTCTTCATTGGCGGAAGAAGCGTCCTCTTAGGAACGGGCTTCTCGATCGGGGAAGTGATAGCCTCGGTCCAGTACCTCTTTCTCCTGATCATGCCGTTCATGATCCTCGGGACCGTGCTCCCCGCCATCTCCTCCGCCCGGCCGTCGCTTGTCCGGATCTTCGCGATCCTCGACACCCCGGCCGATGTGCAGGATCCGGCAGCCCCGGCAGAGACAGATCCCGCATCGGTCAGAGGCCGGGTGGTCTTCGACCATGTCTCGTTCGGGTACGCGGGCCCTGACAATACCCCCGGCCCGCTCGTGCTCCGCGACATCAGCTTTGTGGCAGAGCCGGGAGAGACTATCGGGTTCCTCGGTGCAACCGGTTCGGGGAAGTCGACGCTGGTCAACCTCATTCCCCGGTTTTACGATGTCACAGACGGCCGCATCACGATCGACGGCACGGACATCCGGGCCTTCCGCAGGAGACGCTCCGGGGCCTGGTGGCCATCTGCCTCCAGCAGCCGAACCTCTTCTTCGGGACCATCCGCGAGAACCTGCTCTTTGCCGCAGAGGACAGATCGGACGAGAACCTGA